Sequence from the Panicum virgatum strain AP13 chromosome 5N, P.virgatum_v5, whole genome shotgun sequence genome:
GCGCTCGAGGCTGTTTACAACTCATCATCGCGATCGATGGAGCATGGCTCAACTAATTGTTTATTACTTCTAGTTATTATTGGCAAAGCCGcagcttttttttaaaaaaaataacggCAGGGTGCTCTCGTCCTGCGACTCCACTGCTGATGATGTGGAGAGGAGAAAGCTGCCGCCTTTTTTACCGGTGCCTGTGACAGACATATTTTTTTCTACCACCTGCTCCTCCGACTCGGTAACATGGCCTCCAATCATTGAGATGACGGGCAGGAGAGAGAGACCTGCTACCGAGACCAGACCACTGTGATGCTGATGCAGTTGTCCGTTGCTGTATCTGTAGTTGTAGCAGTATAATTATCGGGTAACTGCGAgcgtgagagagagagttggTGATGCCGTTAATGGAGGTGGAAATGTGGAATCATGAAATCACCGTACGCGGCCTCCTGACATGGCGCAGCGGCGAGGTGATAGGGAGGGGCAGGCGGGCTTGATTACTACCCTAATTGGACAGGGATGCCATTGGGGCTTGCTTCGCTGCAGGAGGCAGCGCTGGTGCCGCTGTTGTAGACCGGTCGTGGATCATGGGGGTAGGCCATGGTCATTGGTCTCCCCTCCCCCTCTGCCTCTCTCTCTGCTGTGAGCCTGTGTCCGTGACCGGCAGCGGAGGCAGGTGACATTCCCCTTTCTCCCAGTCCCAGTAAAACCGAGGAGAGGAGCACTGGCAAGCACTAGCAGAGCCCTCGAGCTCGAGCACGGCTGCTGTAAAGTGGAGGGAGGGTGGAGGGAGAGCTGGCCGCCGGTCCGGCGCCACTGTGAGCGTCTGAGCGGCGGCACGACGCGGAGCAGTCCAGCAGAGATGCTGTGACTGTACTGTGTGCGCAACATGTCAAGTACAGTTCAGTTGAACATTGAACGCGCAGAGGGAGCGGCACTGTTGCTGTCACTGTAGTGGAAATCCGTGGGGAATTGATACGATGGGCCCGATATGTCCAAGAACAGCTCTCCTTGCGGTATTTTTCTGTAAATCCAAAGCTGCAGAAAGGTTAGCGATGCGGTAACTTCTCGCCACGCCAACACTTGTATTTCTTTCTAAGCTTGGACGTAGCGTcgccaaaaaaaattatgaatctaATGTCCAAAAACTATCGAGGATTCTTCGACAATTCAGATGACGTAGCATAACAATCGTAGCAATGGCAATTGGGCAGACAATGCTCAAGCTACACTACCATGCCAACAGAAACGAAAGGGAATGCATTGCAAGAACGGAGCCGGGCACGCCActggcgtcgtcgtcggcgaggcGTGCGTCGCCTCCGTCCCCGGCTCGTGCCGATGCGCGCAGCTACAGGTCAGCAACAGTCGCCGAGACGCGCGATGGGAAACGGCAGGGCTTGTCCGCTTGCCCCCATGGAAAAGACGCGACGCCGAGACGAGGGCGCGGGCCCCCCGTTCGAGGCCGCGGCCAACAGTCTCGTGCCCGTGCGTGCGTGAGTGGAGGCCAAAAGCCATGAGGGGAGAAAGGTGTCTGCGCCCATGCGCGAAAGCACGTCGGGTCGGGACCCGTCCGGTGGCGCCAGCAGCTACTAGCTTTGAGCCTTTGACTGACGACTCCGCATAGCCGCCGTGGGCTCGCCGCTCGTGGCTCCATCTCGTCTGAAACCAAACGAGATGCCTGCAGGCCAGTGTGAAGAAAgactctgaactctgaagagACGAGACGCCTCGGCGCGGCGCGTCCATTTTTCGTCCATCATTGCATGACTCTCGGCGTCCTTCGCGTCGGAAACTTGGAATTTGGTCAAAACGGGTGCGTGAATCGGCTCATCGATCATCTAGCGCCTCAAAATGTGCTCCTGGTCCTAGACTTTCGTGCCCCGTTCAGGCTCGCAACCAAGAATGTTTTTCAGACGGTGTCGTCGTGAATCCATGGCCGCATTTCAGAGGAACAGCCTTTTGCTCAGACGGTCCGGCCACTTGGCCGGCGTTGCACCAGCTTTGACCGAATTCCTGTTGCGTGGAACAGCTGCGGAGGTCAAAGATCTATAGTGTCAAACGCACGCATGCTGCATCAGATTCAGATGACAGTCGCCATCCTGCCTTTTGAGTTTTAACGACTGTTTATTCTCTCATCCTCTGCAATTCTGCATCGCATCGAGACTGTAGTTCCTGCTGAACAGAACAGGTGAGGTTCGTGCCGCAGGAGGAGAATGCAGAGGACATGCTGAAGCGCAACACTCTTATTCCTATGCGCCGATGACAAATCGCATGAGATCCGAGCGCAAGATGCTGGTTCTCTGTTGGCTGTTGCCCACTGTTGCTGTTGGCCTGTTGTTGGCTTGTTGCCTCAGATTCTGGGCCGGTTCAGCTCAGTCTGAACATCTCGTGATAATGTTTTTAGCAGAGCAGTAGGCTGCATGAGGCCTACGCATTCTCCCGTCCACAGGAAAGCTAAACATCACTGAAGCAAAAACTGGCAATCACTGAATACTTCTCATGTGAAAAATATCTGGTTTGAATTTCTAACACTGGTTACATTTGAGATTTAGAAGGCGTCGACCTGCGTCGACAGCAACAGTAATGCAAGAAGGAGCAGGTTGTGTCGAAGACCGTGGCAACAACGCAAATCGAATTCTCATCCAACCAAGCGAAAAAAGTTTCCACAGTATATGAACAGTCGCTGACATAGATCATAGAGCTTAACCAGACTTGCATTTGTAACATCTAAATCATAACACAACAACCCTTTCATCAAGTGAACTCGCGCGAGCCACTATTAGTGAAGCTGCTACACGTTCAAGATGAAACTCTTCAATGTGTTAAAGCTCGCTATTGCTTTCTGCCTTTGCATCACCAGATGTCTTTCCATTGACAGCGATAAGCTCCGTGTCGAAGATCAGAGTTGCTCCACCTATTCATTACAAAACTTATGGTTAGCTTTATTGGAACTCCTATACAGCTTTATATTGAATAGAATAGACTGTAAATGGAAATCCATGGCGAGGTAAAAATGGCCACACTGAAGATGAAAGAATCTATCCACACAATTTCTTCACATGGAACCAGCAAGGAAGCAAACAAATGATCGGCCATACCTGGAATCTTCGGTGGGGAGCCTCGCTCACCATAACCCATCTTTGCAGGTATCTTTAGCTTCCGCTTTTCACCGACGCACATACCTAGTAATCCTCGGTCCCAACCTATAGATGAAACCAACAACGTCGGTTGGCGGATTTAAGATTGCGTGTGACATAAATAGCATATGTCATTTCACCCATCGTTCTGATGACATATTCTTCTAGCCCAAGTGCCCAACACAGCCTAGTATGGTTATTGGACCACAGATAAACATAGAAAGTATATTGTTACATGTAGAAAAATAACCTTTTATCACTTGGCCATTTCCAAGAGTAAATTCAAATGGGTCACCTCTGTCATAGCTAGAATCAAATACTGATCCATCAGTGAGTGTCCCCTGCATCATATCAAGCCTTTCAGCCTATGAttcaaaaaaagtaaaaaaaaaaaactacaggaGAAGTATCAAGAAGTGCTTTAATCAAACAAGATATTGAATCTACAAAGACCATACTGCCAAGCAATTAGCACACTTCTCCTGCATATAGCTATCTAAATTGGCACAAGTTGAGGTATATCTGTATGCCTACATGTGCAAATCCTTTACAGGGCTATACATCCCTGAAAAAACAATGTGGAGATACAGTAAGGCTAAAAAAATATGCGGATCAGATACTTACACGATAATGGACCTTAATTTTATCACCTTTGTGCGCTTGCAGGGTGCATGACTCTGGCTTGTACTGAAAGGAAGATGATGAGCAAGAGAAGACAATATGTCAATCAGAGTCGAAAGGATACCTCCATTTGAAACGTAACAGCAAAAAGGCTGTAGCCTACGTATGGTGGTATTCTCATTTATAAATCAGATATGAACAAAACTTGCAAAGAACAAATAGATTGCTGAAAGCAGATCTGATGACATGCAATCTTCACTATCACATTCCCAAAGGCACGCAACAGTTTGTAACTGAATATTATTATTACCATGCTTCAATGACTTAGTTTTTTTTCATCTTGAAATGGTAGATCTCCACTATCACATTCCCAAAGGCACGCAACAGTTTGTAACTGAATATTCCATTTATTATTACCATGCTTCAATGACTTAGGTTTTTTTTCATCTTGAAATGGTAGCCAAAATCCAGAACAAATGATACATATCATTTCTATCGAAGCATATGATAAGGCCCCAGACAGAGAAGTTCAACAGCATTCAAATGCTTATATCACTTAAGGTCCCAATGTGGCTTTCATTGACTGTGAGTCCCTGAGGCTGAGGGAATGTGTCATCACTCAGCATGGTCCAGAACCTTGATAGAAGGTACCAGCAGCCCAATACAAGCTTTTTTAGAGGTAGCAAGAGGGACATACCCCTTTCAATACAGGCAGTTGTTTAAATGTACTTTTAGACCTCTTCTAGTTTGTCCACCGACTATAAGAAAATTAAGGAGCAATGATCAACAAACAGTACCACAATCATGTTCAGAATTCATCTTTTGAATGCCATAAGTCAAGTGAAACTAAGTACATTCGACGACTTCACGACCTTGCGTaaagagaggggggaggggggggggggggggggggggcgatttTGCAGTTGCAGATCTGTGTAGCTCCCTATCCTAGCATCATGTAATTCACATTTGCTCACGCCCACCGCATCCGAGTCCGCAGACTTGTTAAAAGACTAGACATCCCTTTGCTAAATCAGAGAACCGAGTAGTCGCAGATCCGCCAGAACCCGCAAGAATAACAAGCAATTAAACAGATGGAGAGGATCGACCCGGTAACAAAGGACGCACCTTGACGCCGATCTGAAGCTCGGTGACGTCGCCGGTCTTCTTTGCCGACGCTGGGGccaaatcgcaagcaaatcgcGTCGAAGGCAGGCAGACGAAAATGAACAAATCTCAGTGCGTCGAACGGTTCGGACAAGGCGGTCGAGATCGAGACGAAGAATCCTTCGTTACCTGTCAGGAggatggccgcggcggcgacggcggcggcggcgaggcagatCAGCTGCCGCTTGTTCCCCATGGCGCTTGCTTCGTTGCTACCGAGTCGCTAGAACCTTCTTCCTCGTGTAGTTCTTTCTGGCTTCGCAGTGCCGTCCGTACGTATTCAGTTGGGGTTTCGCTTCTATGGGCTTTTGGTCCAACCGCCATGTAGGCCCAGTTAACGATGCTTTTGTTGGATTTCGGCCTTCTCCAGACACTGTTGTTGGTTGATTTTATTGGGCTGTGTTAGGAGGCGCAATTTCGGCCTTCTTGAGATTGAGAGCCAGCCCAGCCCGTCTGTGAGACTGCGACTAGCAACCGGTAACTGCTTCGTGGATTGCGAGTTTGGAACACTGCTGGAAAGGACGGGTAGATTGTTTAGCACGAGAGGTAGGTAGGCGCGATCAACGGTGGCCAATGCtcttataaaaaaaaacttcttgGCCGCGTGTAATTGAATAACCGCAGGCTGTAGGAGGTAAATAGAACAACACGAGTACACGACCCATCGCTGTCGTGGCGCGCGTCATTTTGAGGTTACAGCaggcaggcttggcggtaagaCAATGCATGCATCAGGTCATGGGAGGGAGTAGATGATTGTGTATCGACGTGGAGTCCAACTAGTTAAACACATCCGTTGGATCACTTGAACAATAAAAAGGGAGGAGAGATACATTAGTCAAGGAACAATGGCAAACCAAACCACTCTAAatgtcatttttttttaaaaaaaactttgatcCCCATGATGTTTTGTTGCAATGTCCCGGTTGCTCAAATCACCTTTTTTTCTGCAAGATATGATGCACAGGGTTTTTTTTCccaaccggtccggtcaaaccgccgccctccggtagcggtttaccggaccggtttgatcggaaaccggtggaaaccagttgaattcaaatctaaattcaaaatcgcatgtgtaaccggttccgaccggtataccggccggtttgaccggtttaccggtcgccatatgcggtgggccttaatgggccgacccatttttcctttttcttttttgatttaacttcaaatccccgcaaactatactaaatgaacgaatttttaagaaaatttgacaccattatatTCGTCACACCTTGAattatttttaagaattttttgagaattttttattttttgaattcaaatttgaattttgaatttgggtcggttgggtaccggccgaaactggaaccggcccggaccggtttgaccggtaaccggaccggttcccaccggttttttAACCCTGATGATGcataggccatgtttagttcgcaaaaagttttgaattttggtactgtagtattttcgttgttatttgacaactaatgtttaattatgaattaattaggcttaaaagattcgtctcgtcatttacagttaaactgtgtaatttgttatttttccaaactgcatttaatgtttcatttatgtgtccgaaaattcgatgtgattgGTACCGTAGATTTTTTTGCAACTGAACATGGCCATAATCCAAATGCTAGCTAGGTAGAACTTGACTAAGCTAGCTTGGGTCGCAGTGGTTGCACGTCAGTGGAAACAAGTGAAGCGGTGGTTCCATTGGTGTAAGCCCCGAACGTATAGTTGCACATTTTGGAATTGTATATTTATTATAAAAGTATCATAACATTTCATCGAAATAGGTGAAGAGGCAAAAACTCGCACGACCTATTTGGGAGGGCTTATCGTGGCTTCACCTTCACAAGTTTGGCGCAAAACGAGATCCTATTGCGTGAAGTTGTTTTGTAAGCAGGGGTAAAAATGAACTAGAAGTCAGATGaagccattttttttttgcttcaccGGTGAAGCCATTGTGGAAGAACCCTTCCAAACAACCTCTCACTATTACTAATGGGTGGGAGCAGCGGGGTAGGCTTTGCAATATAAAACATATCTTATTCGAGTTATTCTCACAATCAAAATGGCACTTTGTGTGATTTTACAAGCAATGCAAACATGTAAATATGTGCAtgtcttgaaaaataaaaatagtacACCATACTTGAGGACTTGCATTAATCTCAATCGCTATACCCTATACAAATCATCACCAAGCACACGATAAAATGTATTCTTAACCATCTGCATTTTGCAGACATGTGGTACATCGATCACATCATAAAAATGATAGAAAAACACACCGGCACACTTGGAATTGTAATCGATAACACGAAGATGCCCGCACCCCCATGCGTTAGATCATGTTTCTTTCATCTTATGGCCAATTTTGAAAACTTGATTGAAAAGAATTCAAAAGTCAGATGACTACCATAATTTAGAATCGAGAATCCATAATCAGCTGGACTCTCGATTCTCAATTCTGGGAGTCATCTGACTTACAGATTTTCCAAAGTCGAGCCTTCAAAATCGGCCAGAAGCTAAAACAAACGGAGCCTTAGATGTGTCAATCCCTATCGTCGAGGCCGAAATGGCAGTCGATGTAGTGTCCGACAGCGTGGAACACTGGGGCGAAGAACCCTCTGCCACCGCCTCTCCTCCTCTGGTTGTTGCTCTGGCCATCGTGGTCGTACCTCGGCGCGGCGTACACGTGCACCTCATTGGTGCTGATGTACAAAGGGGACCCAGTCCCATCCTGCAGAGCCTTGACATTGTTGCCGTAGCAGGCGCCGTCGTAGGGTGCGCTGTTGCTGTAGCCGCCGCCGTTGAGGGCGCTGTTATGGTAGCCGCCGCTGTAGGGGGCGCTGTTCTGATAGCCACCGTCATAGTGGGCGCTGTTGCCGTAGCTGCCGTTGTAGGGGGCGCTATTCCTGTAGCCGCCACTGCTGCCGCTGTAGGGGCACTGTTCCAGTAGCCACCGTCGTAGTGGGCGCTGTTGCCGTAGCCGCCGCTGTAGGGGGGCGCTGTTcctgtagccgccgccgccgccactgtagGGAGCACTGTTCCGGTAGCCACCGTCGTAGTGGGCGCTGTTGCCGTAGCCGCTGCTGTAGGGGGCGCTGTTGCGGTAGCCGCCGCCGTTGTAGGGGGCGTTTTTGCGGTAGCCGCCGCCGTAGGGGGCGTTGTTGTCatagccgccgccaccaccgtcgccgTGGGGCGCGCTGTTCCTATAGCCGCCACTGCCGCTGTAGGGGGCGCTGTTGCCgtagccaccaccaccgccatggGGGGTGCTGTTGGTGTAGCCACCGCCGCTGTGGGGAGCGCTGCTGCTGTAGCACGCACATGCCTGCATGGACCAGCAATCAAAAGGTGAGCAGCGTAGGTAAGCTTCTTTTGTGCAGTAGTAGTCCTTtttgcaggggcgggcccaggatttGGGACCTTGGTATTCAAAATTGTAAGTAGTGGAAAAAAAATTTAACAGCCCAACATACATATTAGTAGCACATGATTTAGCACTAACAACATAAATTGTTCataatctgaattctgaaattgTTCAACATATAGAAAATAGAGGTACTAAAACAATAAATGGCATTGATAAGGATGCTTACAAATTACAAGTTAACTTTTCGGTCCTTCATAGCTTGAAAATAATTGATGATGTCCTCATCCTTCGCTTGCAAGAAGAATTCCCCTTCAATGAATGTGGTCAAACAATTATTCAAAAAATCATGTCCCATCTTGCTTCTTAACTTGTTTTTGATAGTGTTCATTGCAGAAAAAATCCTCTCAACACCAGCAGTTGCAACAGGAAGAACTAGAACTAATTTGAGAAGTTTGTACACAATGTCATACCGAGAAACCATATCTCTTTTAACTAGCATCATAGACAAGTCTGCTAGACTTCTCAAATTTTTGAAGTTCTCATCATTCCTCACATCATTAATATAGTTGTGTAGTTGAAAACGAAGTTGGTTCCTCTCTTGAAAATCAAAGTCATGAGGATAGAACCCAGCAAGCTTAACCAACTTCTCATTATCAAAGGCAGAAAAAGAATTAGCTGGATTGAATGCTGCCATACATCTAAGTAGCTCTGTGTTTACCTCATCAAACCTGCTATTCAGCTCCTGAAGTTGCCTATCAATGATACCCAAAAACATATCAGCATGAAACCTGTGGTAATTTGTGGCACCTCTATAGAACTTAGCTGATCTTTGAATAGGAATatactttccatccatatcaacAACTTTAACTTTGCTCTTCTCACAGAAAGAAGTGACATTCTTAAGAAATTCTTCCCATCCAACATCTCTTCTCAAAACATCCAATTCCACCTTTGTGAGCTCAAGAAGATCCATTGCATTTACAATATCTTGCTCCCTCTTTTGCAAAGCATTGCATAAGTCATTTGTGTATCCAAATATTTCATTCATCATGTGGAGCAGAAAAACAAACTCAAATGAGGTAAATACTCTGAGCATAGTTTGAGCTCCTAATGCCTCAACCCCTTTACCTTCTTTCCCAACTCTAAAAAGCACTTTCTTGATTGAAGGATACAAATGAATCACATGCATAACAGTTCTATAATGAGATCCCCAACGTGTATCACCTGGTCTTGCTAAGCCCATCTCTTGATTCAATCCTTGGCCAGTTTCAATTTCACCCAATTTCAGTGCTTCAATCATGTATTCAGCTTGAGCTATGCGAAGCATGCGGATTTTCTTGCAAGACATGTCTAGAACATTCAACAAATATGCAAGTTGCCCAAAAAACCATTGACAATCAATATTCTCTTTAGCTACAGCTACAAGGGTCAGCTGAAGTTGATGGGCGAAGCAATGAACATAATATGCAGAAGGGGACTCTTCCATAATTAATTTCTTCAAACCATTGACATGACCTTTCATATTACTAGGTCCATCATACCCTTGACCACGTATCTTGGATAAAGGCAACTGATATTTGATAAGTAACGACTGAATTGCTTGTTTAAGAGTCAATGATGTAGTATCTTCAACATGCACAAGACCAAGAAACCGCTCAACAGGTTCTCCATTTTTATTGACATAACGCAAGCAAAGGGCCAATTGTTCCTGTTGGTAGGCATCACTAGACTCATCAGCAAGAATGGCAAAGCATTCATCACCAAGTTCCTCTATAATAAATTTGGTTGTTTCATGAGCACAAGCAGCAATAAGTTGTTTCTGAATCTTGTGGTCAATCATCTGGCAATTGTGTGGAGCATTTTCAAGAACCACCATATTAACTTCTTCAAAATTCCCTGCCAGCCAAGCCAAAAGTTCCCTGAAGTTCCCTTGATTGTTTGAATCCTTTCCCTCATTATGACCACGAAAAGCTAACCCTTGACGCAAAAGATACCTTATGCACTTTAGTGACCATGTCAAACGAGCTAGATACTTAGCCTTGAAATCTGCACTGTTTGAGCCTATAGACTCACGATTTGAAGTCCTAGGTTTCATGAACAAATTATATTTCTCCTCAGCATCATTGTGAGCACTATTGATAGAACCAACATGCCTACGAATTCTGCACTTCATATTCCAATTTCGAAAACCTTCATTAACAAAAGCATCTCCACCAGGATATTTGCTACTATCCTTGAACAAGTAGCAAACAAAGCAATATGCAGCACCTGTATGCATACTATACTCTAGTCACTTGAATTCATCAAACCATTTAGGTTGGAATCGGCGCATACCTCCACATTCATGTTGGGGAAATAATTCTCTCTTCATTCTTGGTTGACATGGTCCCAATGCAATGTATGACCTTCTAACCGAATCTTTATCATTGACAGGATAGCTTGAGATAGGAGGCCTCAATCCCGGATCATGCTCTATATTATAATTACTATCATCTTCATCGCCGGAGTCAGATTCAGCTATAGGCATGGATTCATCATCTTCAATTATTGTGGGGTTAGCTGGTGGCTGCTGCTACTCATCTCTCTTTGCTTCAAGAGGTATGGTGTTTCTCCCACTGCCACTGGTACTCTGTCCTTAAAATACCACTATCTGCATTTGATTTTCATTAGTAGGTGGACTAACAACCTCTGCCTCAGGAGGTTTCTTCTTTGCAGCAGCTCTTTGCAAGAACGATCTCAAATCAGTAGCGGCACTGCCACCCCACTTCCTTTTCATAGTTCAAACCTATAAATTACAAGTATTCAAGATTCAGAAAAATTCTGACTACATGTCTACAAGTATAGATTGCTGCTAATTTTTTCACAAATCCACAACCATAACTAATTCGCCTTGGTTCACTGGATCTAGCTCTGGctgtcttcttctccttgcgcccGGCATCCTGGTTAAGCTTGCTGCACCTGTCCCCTGACCCATGGGCGCCGAGCCTGCGCCCCCtgggccctggccgcccggcgtCCTGGCCGCTGGCCACTGGGAAGTGGGAACCTGGGCGCCGATCGCGCCTGGCGTCcacgctgctgcctgctggcctgctgctgtGAGCCTCCGACCTGCGGTGCTGCCGCCTGCCCGCCTAGGCCGCAGTCGCCGCCCCGCCCTGCGGCTTGCGAGCGTGGGGCCCGAGCCTCTGGGGCAACGAGCCCGGGCCGGGCGGCCGGACGACAGCGGCCGGCGTATGGCGAGCTGGcgctggcgggcggcggcggtctagGGGCTAGGGCGGCGCCGGGTGGGGAATCGCGGGAGGGGGCGTCGGCCGTCGGGACAGGATAGGAGAGGGATTGGGCTGGGGTAATGAGAAATTTTGGGCCATGGGGTGTACCTGGGCCGGCGGGGGTGGAGGGAATTGGGCTGTTGAGGTTGTTTTGGGCTAAAAGAGGAATTTGGGACTTTGGTAGTCAGATTTGTtgtgttatttttgtttttttgtatCATATACCTAACATACACTATatatacaaatttttttgtcaaaaataattggtattcaactgaataccaTTGAATTCAATGGGGCCCACCCCTGCCTTTTTGTTTTTGCACTTTGATCTTTGGGAACATATTTGGTGCAAACCATAATTTtgtgaaaactcgtgcaaaccacggcaaaaaaatcgtctaaatttaccaaaaaaatcacacatgtagatgatatacaatcttgtaaaatatcttgtccaaacttgacttcgtttgtgagatataaaaataacaaataacAAATCTCGTTTTCCCCCGCTCGGG
This genomic interval carries:
- the LOC120674389 gene encoding peptidyl-prolyl cis-trans isomerase FKBP15-1-like → MGNKRQLICLAAAAVAAAAILLTASAKKTGDVTELQIGVKYKPESCTLQAHKGDKIKVHYRGTLTDGSVFDSSYDRGDPFEFTLGNGQVIKGWDRGLLGMCVGEKRKLKIPAKMGYGERGSPPKIPGGATLIFDTELIAVNGKTSGDAKAESNSEL